Part of the Arachis hypogaea cultivar Tifrunner chromosome 6, arahy.Tifrunner.gnm2.J5K5, whole genome shotgun sequence genome, CTAATATTGATGCAATTACAATGTTAGTcaacaaaattataagaaaatgTCAAGTCAGAATCTGTTATAATAACTATTTACGTTGATGATTTATTTTCAGTGTAATGGTTAGGATTTAGGAAATTATTGTCCTAATTATTCTTCTAATACTTAAATGagcaaaaattaatatatattattttttaaatatcaaaaaatgaaaaaacacaAAACCTTATTTATTTGAAATTAAGAGGATAAGTTAGGActcctaataatttttttttcatttcgaTAGACATGGTATAAAATTAGTTTACATtgtttttattaacaaaaataataatctccATCTAAGAGGAACATGATGGCATAGTCTTTCCATAGTTGTGGGTTCGAATCttcctatctttgataaaaaaataaaataaaaaataaaaaataataataataatctccaTCTGTATTATATATATTGTAAAGGAACAAGAAACAATCATTCCGCCATTTCATGTTTGGAGTTAAGAAAATGGTACATGCATGGTGGCGTCGAGGGTCGACCACCTCTGCACCCTGATGAGTGATGAGATGGCACAAAAATGTGGCCTACTtagagttttatttttattttatttttttaaataatggtgTACCTTCCGAGCATATTAACTATGAATACTATTGTTGGCATGATATTGCCGGAGCCATcataataaaaagacaaaaaagtaaataaataaataaatgtttttttttttcatatgcaaTTAAATCCCTTTTTGGTGATAGTGACTAGTATATTATGATATGTGAGAGAGTATGGTTTTGTTTGGTGTTTTGCGCGTTTGAATTAGCCCCACATTCATTTTTAGGTATCCGAATGTTTGAAACCAAATGGGGACTTTCACTATCCTCATCTCCCTTCTCCTATTCTTTTCTCGATGCCCTCTTTTATACGTTTCTTGATTTTCTAGTACTAATCTATGCCTTTGAACTTCGCCAAATCAATGTCACAGGTACGAAGTTGTTCATGAATTATGTTGCATATATGACACTCCAAAAAATCAAGCCAGATTCATAACGTTTAATCAGTCCAACAATTTTACTACATGTTCTAGCTCTCAGGGTTATGAAATTTTATCACTTATTTGGATGGATCAGCACACAGCACAACTTCTTTTTGGTCATGTGACAACTCTTGGCCCAATGGTCCTGAGCTAGGCCTGATAACGAAAAGTTCAATTGTACCAAATTCAATTAGAGATTTTCTTatcgaccaaaaaaaaaatatatagagatTTTCTTCATGACCCTAAAAAAAAAGGAACTATAGATTTTTCTTCATCATCACAGAATCGTTCAACTAATACTAGTTTGGTTTTTTCGTTCTTTACTTTCTCTATTTCATCTCTTTATGTTAAATTCTCTATTTATCTTTACGTTGATTTGTGCAAAGTCAAGTAGATAATACCTAGCagaaaatattaatatttgtGCACTAAATATCAGCAATCATTAACCACTTACTATATGAATAGGGACTCACTCCATAATTCAACTAATGTAgaacaaaaagagaagaaaaagggacACAATACTCTGTACTGTACAGTATAGGTAACTAATTAGTTACCGAAATTGATTGTATCAACAGTTTTAGAAAAGCTTTTAACCAGCAAGAGAAGCTAAGATCATCTTTCTAGAAAACTCATCCACTCCAAACTATTAACCAGCAAGAGAAGTTAAGACGGAAGATATAATATGCAGAGATCCAGTAATGACAATAATGCCCTTTTGATCCCCTTTACTGGCGAGAATCTTATTTGCAGTTCTCAGACTACCCTTTAAAGAGGACTCTGTAGCCAATATGATCTTCCTGCCATCTACCAAATTTCTTTCAGATCTTACTGGAAGACGATGATGATCCTTTAATCTTTCGTTGTATTCTGCCATTCCATCATGAACTACCCCAATGCCAAGCTCTTCAGAAGCTTGAATCCAAGACTGCCTCAATGACGAAGTCAGAGTAATTCGAGTCACACCTCCAGCAATAGCAGCTTCAGTCAAAATAACTGCTTCCACCTGTACACCTGCACAATGGAGTACCACCGTATTAACATCTGTAGTACTCCCATCTTCTCATAATAATCGTCGCTTTCACTTTTTAGATTCATTGGCAAATTAATATGAATGGACTTTTATTGATTCTAGAGACACTAAAGCAAGTAAAAAAGGCAGTTAACAAATGGGGCCATATTTCAcaccaattttaatttttatgtagtaCATTTTGCAATTTAGAATACTATAAAACACAACACGAATATCAATAACCAGCATGTCATTAACAATGATATGCACTTAAAGAATActaaagcttttttttttcaatcgacAACACTGTAGGCATGCACAATAATTTAGAAGTCTGATGGACGTAAAATTATGCCGCCAATATGTTACAATTCAATCCAGTTTGACACTTTCATGTAACTCTGACGCAACTGATATGACTTTGAACTAAATTAACATAAAATTAACAGTTTACCGGAGAGAATATATTTAGCGAAACCAATATGATCTTTGTCGCTTGCCATTGCAACAATAAATGTCAATGGAGCCTCTGGAAATGCCATTTGTAATGTGCTCATCAGTGCTTCAGCAGATTCTTTTGTGTGGGCTACAGCATATGCATATACACCAAAACATCAATGACAACTGCTCTTCTTGCATGTTTGTTGTAACAATCGAAAAAAATCTTACTGGTCCCACTAAAAATGTTATATAAGCATAAGCATTTTCTAGGAAACTCATTTATCACAACCATATGAAATATAACGGGTAGTCCAGTCTATAAAATGCAAGAAAAGCATCCAAAATGTTTAAACTTCTTCCAGAAAATCTTACACGACTTCTACATTTTCCAGACAAAACACacccaatttttttaacaattcaaGTTAACAGTTATTCGCATGCTAATCAAATGAGAAGTCAGAGAAATCAACCTCCATCAAGCAGTATTGTTGCTCCAGTAAGTCCTAATGCCTCAGCTTCTTGAGATGTTAGGAATTGACTCCTTCCAAGGAGGTATGTACTTTCCAACCCCAACCTAATAGATTCATCTGAAATTCTCCACCCTAATCAACCAATAAAAATGGAAAAAgtgaaggagaaatcaaattacCAGCACAGGAAAATAACACTAAGGGGGGTGTTTCAATATGAGAAAAAATGAACCGAGGAAAACTAAATTAGCACATATATATAATGTTGTGCTCATAAAAAACAAGCTAATAGCAATATTAGCACAAACATAAAAGGGACATTGTAGCATGGATTattattaagtaaaaaaaaaagcattttaACTTTTGACAAAATCCTTGGAAAAGGTAACCCAAATACTAAACTCTAAATTAGAGTAGTAATATATTCTATTCAACTGATAAAAGAATGTATATGCATGTTGATAAGGACAGGAAGATGGTATAGAAGTTATACCTAAATTACGAAGACACAATACCACACAAGTGGCAGTAGCAGCATTTTGAAGTTGGTGGCTTCCTAGCATTTGCAGCTTTACATCATGCAACTTACAGGACTACATGAATAGCTATATTCATAAGAAAcgggattaaaaaaaattactagacAGAAGAACCTGATAAGAAAACATACCATGATTGTAGAGTACAGATTATTTGCAACATTCTTAAGTTGCAACACAATAAGAAATGAGGTAACTGACTCAGTAAAATTGCAGACACATGAGAGCTCAAACGAAGTTATGATAAAAGGCTTGCATAGaaataatgtaagaaaagaaAGTCTGAAATACAGAGTTATTTGGTAGGTTATATGTATCCTTTCAAACTTCAATTCACAAATCAGAGTAAAAGCCTATTATGCTAAGCAGGAGCAAGGCATTATCAATATATGTCATAGATGACTGCAAAAGTGAGTCTGTTCAAAAGTACGTTCCATGTCTATAAGATGCATCCTAAGCAATCAGAGCTAGTAAACCATGCTCAATTCTTTAAATAAACAAATGAATTAGTAAAAGCTAAAGAATTCAAATTCATACCAGATTCAAGTCTTTTGCAACTTCTATCACTATATCACAAATTTGGCAAGGCTTGCCATTGAGCACACTGAATTTTTTTATAGTACCGCGATTCCCACTGTCAGATGCTGACACTACAGGTGAACCCATGGACGCTGCTTTATCTCGAATAATACTCTCAATATGAGGAAGAAATGGTCCACCGAGCACCAACTGAAATGCATTTCTTTGGTtagcaaaagagaaagaaaaacaatattGTCCATAATGGTAATAAAATTGTACAAAGATCAACATCTCTGTACCAAGAATATAGAGAAAAGTTTTATTTCGCTCTGGTGTTTATGTatgaagaataaaattttaaaatttatacattaaCACAAATCTAAATCAATAGAAGATAGGTCCAATCCATCCGAGAAAATGGAAATCCTATTTAGCTGTCACAGCAACATAAGATCCCTGTTTTGCCACTTTGCAGACATTTTAGGGTATTTTTCTCTCAAAAAATGTTATTATGCTTTAAATTAAGACATAAATGAAAGGATATTTCATATCAATAACTATTTCTGGTCTATTTTACGTATAGAATGCAAGGATTAAACAAACGACAGTTCCTAAAGGAAAAGATGGAAAGCTCTCTAGCTAATTTAAATATGCTTCTTTTTAATGAGCATTGAGTAATTGGAGTAGGACAAAATAATCTCAATGCAGCTACTACAGGTGAACCCATGGACGCTGCTTTATTTCAAATAATACTCTCAATATGAGGAAGAAATGGTCCACCGAGCACCAACTGAAATGCATTTCTTTGGTtagcaaaagagaaagaaaaacaatattGTCCATAATGgtaataaaattgtaaaagataAACATCTCTGTACCAAGAATATAGAGAAAAGTTTTATTTCGCTCTGGTGTTTATGTatgaagaataaaattttaaaatttatacattaaCACAAATCTAAATCAATAGAAGATAGGTCCAATCCATCCGAGAAAAAGGAAATCCTATTTAGCTGTCACAGCAACATAAGATCCCTGTTTTGCCACTTTGCAGACATTTTAGGGTGTTTTTCTCTCAAAAAATGTTATTATGCTTTAAATTAAGACATAAATGAAAGGATATTTCATATCAATAACTATTTCTGGTCTATTTTACGTATAGAATGCAAGGATTAAACAAACGACAGTTCCTAAAGGCAAAGATGGAAAGCTCTCTAGCTAATTTAAATATGCTTCTTTTTAATGAGCATTGAGTAATTGGAGTAGGACAAAATAATCTCAATGCATTTAGTCATGTACATAAGAATTGGATTGTATCCTTGTCAATAGTCCTCAATTTAGTATCTATGCAGTTGTAGCGTGTTTTGTCTCCAAGAAAAACGTCATTTCATTTCAAGTTTAGATATCTTATTAATGAGAAAAATAAGATCATGGAGAGAAACACCTAACTGGGCGGTTTTGTTTTATGATTCCTGCCTTTGCCACTGCAATAGTTTCCAATGAACCACCAAGAGCTGCTAAATGTTCCTCCCCGACGGTGGTTATAACTGAGGTAGCAAGGCCAGAGCTAGATATAACATTCGTTGCATCCCGAGCACCCCCTAAACCAGCCTGTAGAATTAAATGAAGATACAGCATTATGACTTTGGCCATCTCACAGTTTtaggtttaaattttttaaaataaagacaatattaacaataaaacacTATCAAGAACCATCCATTATGTTGGCTTAGACAAATCCAATATTATCtcaagacttttttttttttgggggggggggggggagcaaCATAGAAACAACAAAATCAGAACAATAACTTAATAGCAGGTTTGCCCGAAGCAATTGCCAGTGAAGAAAATAGATAATTTACCTCAACAACAGCAATGTCAACATTCTCTTCAGCGAACAGGATGAATGCCATAGTAGTGAACACCTGAAACAACAGAGTAAACAAGTTTAGCAAATACAAAATATCCAGCTCAATTGTATTAGAATGCTATATAACATACACAGAAACATCAGCTTAAAGAATCATTAATTTGAGGCAATATTTCATtgcaaaaccaaataatagagcATTAACTATTGCAATAGAAGTGATAATTTAGAAGATGCAATCCATCTTGAAAGAACAGACAGAGGAGCAAATAATGACCAAGAGAATTTAATATACTGTTCCAAATGCCCAATTGATCACATGGAATCCAATGGAAAAAAACCTCTAGTTAAAGTATTTAAACGTTGATGATATTATGAATACCTCAAAATGGCTTATGCAACCATTTTCCTCTACAATTGCTTGGTCAAGATCCTGCTTGATCCTATCAAAAAGATTACTCAACAATTTTGGCGAGACAGGATCGCCAAATCTTCCTAGTAAAATCCTCTCTCTGATTGTCTTGATATGTGGACTGCTTCAGAAAAATAAAACCTGCCCGTCAATGACATACAAATTGTAAAGCACTATTGTCAAAATTGGAATTGCAAGCATTTGCATATATATCGAGGTAATGTTGTTTTGAAGGATAAAGAAACATAACCTAGTATAACAACCAACAGAATAACCTTCTGCCCTCAGAATATTAGATATGAATGCGGCTGTTGACCCCTTTCCCTTAGTCCCAGCAATATGAACAGCCTAT contains:
- the LOC112697448 gene encoding dihydrofolate synthetase isoform X1, which translates into the protein MLAVPTGNLTLLGNSNFLCHINRGIKRQIGAIRTLCLKAGEPEMKNLLDYIDSLKNYEKSGVPKGAGTDSRDGFDLGRMRRLLERFGNPHCKFKAVHIAGTKGKGSTAAFISNILRAEGYSVGCYTSPHIKTIRERILLGRFGDPVSPKLLSNLFDRIKQDLDQAIVEENGCISHFEVFTTMAFILFAEENVDIAVVEAGLGGARDATNVISSSGLATSVITTVGEEHLAALGGSLETIAVAKAGIIKQNRPLVLGGPFLPHIESIIRDKAASMGSPVVSASDSGNRGTIKKFSVLNGKPCQICDIVIEVAKDLNLSCKLHDVKLQMLGSHQLQNAATATCVVLCLRNLGWRISDESIRLGLESTYLLGRSQFLTSQEAEALGLTGATILLDGAHTKESAEALMSTLQMAFPEAPLTFIVAMASDKDHIGFAKYILSGVQVEAVILTEAAIAGGVTRITLTSSLRQSWIQASEELGIGVVHDGMAEYNERLKDHHRLPVRSERNLVDGRKIILATESSLKGSLRTANKILASKGDQKGIIVITGSLHIISSVLTSLAG
- the LOC112697448 gene encoding dihydrofolate synthetase isoform X2, with product MLAVPTGNLTLLGNSNFLCHINRGIKRQIGAIRTLCLKAGEPEMKNLLDYIDSLKNYEKSGVPKGAGTDSRDGFDLGRMRRLLERFGNPHCKFKAVHIAGTKGKGSTAAFISNILRAEGYSVGCYTSPHIKTIRERILLGRFGDPVSPKLLSNLFDRIKQDLDQAIVEENGCISHFEVFTTMAFILFAEENVDIAVVEAGLGGARDATNVISSSGLATSVITTVGEEHLAALGGSLETIAVAKAGIIKQNRPLVLGGPFLPHIESIIRDKAASMGSPVVSASDSGNRGTIKKFSVLNGKPCQICDIVIEVAKDLNLSCKLHDVKLQMLGSHQLQNAATATCVVLCLRNLGWRISDESIRLGLESTYLLGRSQFLTSQEAEALGLTGATILLDGGVQVEAVILTEAAIAGGVTRITLTSSLRQSWIQASEELGIGVVHDGMAEYNERLKDHHRLPVRSERNLVDGRKIILATESSLKGSLRTANKILASKGDQKGIIVITGSLHIISSVLTSLAG